TCGGCATCACGCACCGCGACGTCGCCGGTATGGAGCCAGCCGCCGCGCAGCGTCTCGGCATTGGCGTCCGGCCGCTTCCAGTAGCCGGCCATGACCAGCGGCCCGCGCACGCAGATCTCGCCGGGCTCGCCGACGCCCACTTCGTTCATCTCGGCATCGAACAGCCTGACATCCACCATCGCACTCGGCCGCCCGCAGGAGCCGAGCCGCTCGGGCTTTGTCAGATCATGATCGATCTTGCGCATGGTCGTGATGCATTGCGGCGCTTCGGTCTGGCCATAGAGCTGGACGAAGACCGGGCCGAATATCCCGATCGCCTCGCGCAGCCGGTCGGGCGACATCGGCGCGGCGCCATAGACGATCATGTCGAGCGACGAGAGGTCGAAGCGGGCGCGAAGCCCAGCCTGGTCCATCAGCGCATAGATCAGCGTCGGCACGAGGAAGGTCGCATTGATCTTTTCCTCCGCGACGATCCGGCACCAGGCCTCGGCCTCGAAACCCTGCGCGAGGCGCACATAGCCGCCGCGATACATGACCGGATAGATCGTGACGCCGGCGGCATGGCTGATCGGGGTCGCCGCGAGGTAGCGGATATCGGCCGGCCAGTCCCATTCGCCATAGAGCAGCATGGTCATGGTCACCACCACCCGATGCGGCAGCATCACGCCCTTGGAGCGGCCGGTCGTGCCGCCGGTATAGGCGAGCCAACCGATATCCTCCGACCGGCTCTCGTCGATCAGCGGCGCCGGTGCCGCGGCTGCGGCCGCCACCAGGATATCCGGCACGCCGTCCATCGGGCCGAACGAGGCGACATGCTTCAGCCCCGGCACGCGGGCGCGGATCGCCTGCCCGCGCGGGCCGAACTTGGCGCCCTCGACGATCAGGAGGTCGATCTCGGCATCCTCGACGATGAAGGCCTGGTCGTCCTCCGCCGCCAAAGGGTGGAGCGGCGTGTAGCGCATGCCCATGATCAGACCGGCGCACATGGCGGCCCAGGATTCCGCCCGGTTGCCGGCCAGGATCGACAGCGCATGGCCGCGCGCAAGCCCCATGCCCTTGAACACCGCGATATAGCGGCCGATAGCCTCGCCGAGTTGCGAATAGGTCCAGGTGATGGTGCCATCGCCAATGGCCGGCCGTTCGCCGTGGCGGATCACCGCTCCAATGATCAGGCTGCCGGCCGTTCCGCCCTGGTGGAGGCTGTCCATGATGCTTTCCCCAAGTCTGCGGCCCTCTGGCGGAGCCGTCATGTCGGGGAAATTGTGCATGGGGCAGGCGCCATGGCGAGCGCCTTTCAAGCACCGCGCCATCTGCCGAACGGCAGGCGCGCCCAGGTCTCACGTGGAATCGAAGCTTGGAGAGCTCGGCCGAAGTCGCTGATGCGACTCGGCAATTGGCTCAATCCATCACCGCGGCTTTCAGGATGCACACCATCGTGGCATGGGCCGGCTCGGGCCCGACAT
This region of Phreatobacter aquaticus genomic DNA includes:
- a CDS encoding AMP-binding protein; this translates as MDSLHQGGTAGSLIIGAVIRHGERPAIGDGTITWTYSQLGEAIGRYIAVFKGMGLARGHALSILAGNRAESWAAMCAGLIMGMRYTPLHPLAAEDDQAFIVEDAEIDLLIVEGAKFGPRGQAIRARVPGLKHVASFGPMDGVPDILVAAAAAAPAPLIDESRSEDIGWLAYTGGTTGRSKGVMLPHRVVVTMTMLLYGEWDWPADIRYLAATPISHAAGVTIYPVMYRGGYVRLAQGFEAEAWCRIVAEEKINATFLVPTLIYALMDQAGLRARFDLSSLDMIVYGAAPMSPDRLREAIGIFGPVFVQLYGQTEAPQCITTMRKIDHDLTKPERLGSCGRPSAMVDVRLFDAEMNEVGVGEPGEICVRGPLVMAGYWKRPDANAETLRGGWLHTGDVAVRDAEGYLYIVDRTKDMIISGGFNIYPREVEDALMAHPSVASAAVIGIPDEKWGEAVTAFVVLKPGANAGAAELQAHVKERRGAPWSPKTVNFVDAIPVTGLGKVDRKVLRAPYWEGRTRGVA